From the Temnothorax longispinosus isolate EJ_2023e chromosome 6, Tlon_JGU_v1, whole genome shotgun sequence genome, one window contains:
- the LOC139814871 gene encoding uncharacterized protein — MAGEVCGTLAPTESRFVVVAAKLEKVDTPCKTKDEMMSKDESDSIPLLELDDVSPIKLNTNTDENKQPSPSMLFTKITPSLKKGLMMRQSRLASYTVENNEKMMSSSIDKHKAANILHSDEDEVIEASPMQRSVASKIKVLKDSKIKKKLKEGIAQLNQSEISSSDDISKDSKISDSVATPHTASPIKSVELSSNNSFTTDEYPEKFQVLKSPLVEVSLDGSLMLPPNSESQTKDATSSNKASNFDKLVPPPSEPEPESAGLSSVTHSGLSNSNNNNKV; from the exons ATGGCCGGCGAAGTTTGCGGCACTCTGGCGCCGACGGAATCGcgattcgtcgtcgtcgctgcgAAATTAGAAAAAG TTGATACACCTTGTAAAACAAAGGATGAAATGATGTCGAAGGATGAAAGCGACAGTATTCCATTATTGGAGTTAGATGATGTTAGTCCTATTAAATTGAACACAAATACCGACGAAAATAAACAACCAAGTCCATCGATGctctttacaaaaattacaccATCTCTAAAGAAGGGACTGATGATGAGACAATCTCGACTTGCATCTTATACAGTCGAGAATAATGAAAAGATGATGTCCTCAAGTATAGATAAACATAAGGCAGCTAATATATTGCATAGTGATGAAGATGAAGTGATAGAAGCCAGTCCTATGCAAAGAAGTGTTGCatctaaa ataaaagtgtTAAAAGatagtaaaattaagaaaaagttGAAGGAGGGCATAGCGCAACTGAATCAATCGGAG ATATCTTCATCAGATGACATCTCAAAAGATTCTAAA ATTTCGGACAGTGTTGCGACACCCCATACAGCGTCTCCGATAAAAAGCGTTGAACTGTCGTCAAATAATTCGTTTACGACAGATGAATACCcggaaaaatttcaagttttaaaGTCCCCTTTGGTTGAGGTTTCCTTGGATGGTTCATTAATGCTACCTCCGAACAGTGAATCTCAAACAAAAGATGCGACTTCGTCGAATAAGGCatcaaattttgataaattggtCCCTCCTCCGTCGGAGCCGGAGCCGGAATCTGCCGGGCTTTCAAGCGTGACTCACTCAGGTTTATCGAAttcgaataataataacaaggTGTGA
- the LOC139814183 gene encoding LITAF domain-containing protein, giving the protein MHKNGPPPPYEPPPYAPPAYSQNVGGVPPASPFTPAQTYANGPTIVTTIVPLGPQSTHTICPHCHAEIDTTTKTEPGMIAYISGVIIALLGCWFGCCLIPCCIDECMDVHHTCPNCKAYLGRHRR; this is encoded by the exons ATGCATAAGAATGGACCGCCGCCACCTTATGAACCACCACCTTATGCGCCGCCTGCTTACTCCCAAAATGTGGGAGGCGTTCCTCCAGCTAGTCCGTTTACACCTGCGCAAACTT ATGCAAATGGGCCTACTATAGTCACGACTATTGTTCCGCTTGGACCACAGTCGACTCATACAATCTGTCCACATTGCCATGCTGAAATAGATACAACAACAAAAACTGAACCTGGCATGATCGCTTATATCTCAGGTGTTATTATAGCATTGCTGGG atGTTGGTTTGGTTGCTGCTTGATTCCATGTTGCATCGACGAATGCATGGACGTTCATCATACCTGTCCAAACTGTAAAGCTTATCTGGGACGTCATAGAAGATAA